A window from Sphingobium sp. EM0848 encodes these proteins:
- the msrB gene encoding peptide-methionine (R)-S-oxide reductase MsrB, producing MARFMDRRQFLGAGGLAAAALAIWPWAAASAFPFALSDAEWRKRLGPLAYNVLRRKATEYPFTSPLNKEHRAGTFTCAGCDQRLFSSKTKFDSGTGWPSFWAPLPRAVATSRDFELGYSRTEVHCSRCGGHLGHVFDDGPKPTGKRYCMNGVALAFVPD from the coding sequence ATGGCCCGCTTTATGGATCGGCGGCAATTTCTGGGTGCTGGCGGATTGGCGGCGGCGGCTTTGGCCATCTGGCCATGGGCGGCGGCGAGCGCCTTTCCCTTTGCCCTCAGCGACGCGGAATGGCGCAAACGCCTCGGTCCGCTCGCCTATAATGTGCTGCGCCGCAAGGCGACCGAATATCCCTTTACCAGCCCGCTCAACAAGGAGCATCGCGCCGGCACCTTCACCTGCGCCGGTTGCGACCAACGATTGTTCAGTTCGAAGACGAAGTTCGACAGCGGCACGGGCTGGCCCAGTTTCTGGGCGCCCTTGCCCCGCGCGGTCGCCACGTCGCGCGATTTCGAACTCGGCTATTCCCGGACCGAAGTGCATTGCAGCCGTTGCGGCGGACATCTCGGTCACGTCTTCGACGACGGGCCGAAGCCGACGGGCAAGCGCTATTGCATGAACGGCGTTGCGCTTGCTTTCGTGCCGGACTGA
- a CDS encoding ABC transporter permease, whose protein sequence is MREMLRAALVIARRDFAAVVLSRTFIFFLLGPLFPIIIGMAFGGLGNRISSTDLRPVVGLAMPAADAARMEQAVARLSERMAAQTLPVLRRVPLSPAPSAQLANAKADVVVIVSGSLTHPVMTGQPDDIRRLEGDISLIASAALAERSLHMVHVEPRPVSTSVGAQTQGRLIIGRIAQIVIFFLTLLLAGMILSNLVEEKTNKIIEILAAAVPVDAIFLGKLMAMLAMSFVGILFWGSTAFAVFLAIKGPGASIPEPAIGWPLFLMLGLVYFAMAYTLLGSLFIGIGAQAATVREVQTLNMPVTMGQMLIFFFATYAVDKMGSPPEIAAVILPFSSPFAMIARAAQVDTLWPHLLAIIWQMIWVGLIIRVGVLLFRRHVLKSGGGWWKQLFRSATG, encoded by the coding sequence ATGAGAGAGATGCTGCGCGCCGCCCTTGTCATCGCCCGGCGGGATTTCGCCGCTGTGGTGTTGTCCCGCACCTTCATCTTCTTCCTGCTGGGGCCGCTGTTCCCGATCATCATCGGCATGGCGTTCGGGGGCCTCGGCAACCGGATATCCAGCACCGATCTGCGGCCTGTCGTCGGTCTGGCGATGCCGGCGGCCGATGCCGCGCGGATGGAGCAGGCGGTAGCGCGGCTGAGCGAGCGCATGGCGGCGCAAACCCTGCCCGTGCTGCGCCGCGTCCCGCTGTCGCCCGCGCCCAGCGCCCAATTGGCCAATGCCAAGGCCGATGTCGTGGTGATCGTGTCCGGCTCTCTGACGCACCCGGTCATGACCGGACAGCCCGATGACATCAGGCGTCTGGAAGGCGACATCAGCCTGATCGCCAGCGCGGCGCTGGCCGAACGGTCGCTGCATATGGTGCATGTGGAGCCGCGGCCGGTATCCACCAGTGTCGGCGCGCAGACACAGGGCAGGCTGATCATCGGCCGCATCGCCCAGATCGTGATCTTCTTCCTCACACTGCTGCTGGCGGGCATGATTCTGTCCAATCTGGTTGAGGAAAAGACCAACAAGATCATCGAGATCCTCGCCGCCGCCGTGCCGGTGGACGCGATCTTCCTGGGCAAGCTGATGGCGATGCTGGCGATGAGCTTCGTCGGCATCCTCTTCTGGGGCAGCACTGCCTTCGCCGTTTTCCTGGCGATCAAGGGACCGGGGGCCAGCATCCCCGAACCGGCGATCGGCTGGCCGCTCTTCCTGATGCTCGGCCTCGTCTATTTCGCCATGGCCTATACGCTGCTCGGCTCGCTGTTCATCGGCATCGGCGCGCAGGCGGCGACCGTGCGGGAGGTGCAGACGCTCAATATGCCCGTCACCATGGGCCAGATGCTGATCTTCTTCTTCGCCACCTATGCCGTCGACAAGATGGGATCGCCGCCGGAAATCGCTGCCGTCATCCTGCCTTTCTCCTCCCCCTTCGCGATGATCGCGCGGGCGGCGCAGGTGGATACGCTCTGGCCGCATCTGCTGGCCATCATCTGGCAGATGATCTGGGTCGGCCTCATCATCCGCGTCGGCGTGCTGCTGTTCCGCCGCCATGTGCTGAAATCGGGTGGCGGCTGGTGGAAGCAACTGTTCAGAAGCGCGACAGGCTGA
- a CDS encoding GtrA family protein: MTLLARLRPLIVRFMLARYALVSACALCTDMALFLALSHAGLPPTSAAFCGYVGGLALHWMLSIRFVFATQGGVTHAQRLAFIVSALLGLGITVAMVTALCTMGLTPAAAKLLSVPVSFLSVYAIRKYGIFARA; encoded by the coding sequence ATGACCCTGCTGGCCAGGCTCCGGCCGCTCATCGTGCGGTTCATGCTCGCCCGCTATGCGCTGGTGAGCGCCTGCGCGCTGTGCACGGACATGGCCCTGTTCCTGGCCCTGTCGCACGCGGGCCTGCCGCCGACGTCGGCCGCCTTTTGCGGTTATGTCGGCGGGCTCGCGCTGCACTGGATGCTCAGCATCCGTTTCGTGTTCGCCACCCAGGGCGGCGTGACCCACGCACAGCGGCTGGCTTTCATCGTCAGCGCGCTGCTGGGCCTCGGGATCACGGTCGCCATGGTGACGGCCCTGTGCACCATGGGATTGACGCCTGCCGCCGCCAAATTGCTCTCGGTCCCGGTCAGCTTCCTCTCCGTTTATGCGATCCGCAAATATGGCATATTCGCTCGCGCCTGA
- a CDS encoding ABC transporter ATP-binding protein, which produces MIGDTPAPSEIYAVQGHGLVKTFGDFRAVDGIDIAVPAGSIHGILGPNGAGKTTLLRTLLGIIDPDEGHRSLLGDPVPLRQARNVGYLPEERGLYPSMKAFETIAFMGALRGLPLKIGRQRARAMLEEYGMGASAEKPIRQLSKGMAQTVQLFGTIVHGPRLIVLDEPFSGLDAFNQGKLEALIRDQARRGVTVLFSTHVIAHAERLCERVAIVAGGRIRFDGTVAQARDRLRPQVRLRTRLSDGNWRRALPAETLAEDGVWHFALPQEGIEPLLRALLDGNAGIESLSIERPGLHDAFVAIAGEAAARQMREDQVRVEEDA; this is translated from the coding sequence ATGATCGGTGACACTCCGGCTCCTTCAGAGATCTATGCCGTCCAAGGCCATGGTCTTGTCAAGACATTCGGCGATTTTCGGGCGGTCGATGGCATAGACATCGCCGTCCCCGCCGGATCGATCCATGGCATATTGGGTCCCAATGGCGCGGGCAAGACCACGCTGTTGCGGACCCTGCTCGGCATCATCGACCCGGACGAGGGGCATCGCAGCCTGCTGGGCGATCCCGTCCCGCTGCGTCAGGCCCGCAATGTCGGCTATCTGCCGGAGGAACGCGGCCTCTACCCCTCGATGAAGGCGTTCGAGACCATTGCCTTCATGGGCGCGCTGCGTGGCCTGCCGCTGAAGATCGGACGCCAGCGGGCCCGCGCCATGCTGGAGGAATATGGCATGGGCGCTTCGGCCGAAAAGCCGATCCGTCAATTGTCGAAGGGCATGGCCCAGACCGTCCAACTTTTCGGCACCATCGTCCATGGGCCGCGACTGATCGTGCTCGACGAACCTTTTTCCGGCCTGGACGCCTTCAATCAGGGCAAGCTGGAGGCGTTGATCCGCGATCAGGCCCGGCGCGGCGTGACGGTGCTGTTTTCCACCCATGTCATCGCCCATGCCGAGCGCCTGTGCGAGCGTGTCGCCATCGTTGCGGGCGGACGCATCCGCTTCGACGGTACGGTGGCGCAGGCGCGCGACCGGCTGCGACCGCAGGTGCGCCTGCGCACAAGATTGAGCGACGGCAACTGGCGCCGCGCCCTGCCCGCCGAAACGCTGGCCGAGGATGGCGTCTGGCACTTCGCCCTGCCGCAAGAGGGCATTGAGCCGTTGCTGCGGGCGCTGCTCGACGGCAATGCCGGGATCGAAAGCCTGTCGATTGAACGGCCCGGTCTGCACGACGCTTTCGTCGCCATTGCCGGTGAAGCGGCCGCACGGCAGATGCGTGAAGATCAGGTGCGGGTGGAGGAAGACGCATGA
- the queG gene encoding tRNA epoxyqueuosine(34) reductase QueG — translation MPTQNETLENRLKAEARRLGFAACAIAPADAAPQAGERLRQWLDAGHHGEMLWMEERAGQRGSPQGLWPDVRSVIMLGMSYTPGRDPLALADVGDRGRISVYAQGRDYHDVVKKGLKALARWLVEQQPSALKVFVDTAPVMEKPLAEAAGLGWQGKHSNLVSRAHGSWLFLGAIYSEIALTPDAPEKDHCGSCTACQAACPTNAFPAPYVVDARRCISYLTIEHKGPIPEELREGIGNRIYGCDDCLAVCPWNKFADRAAANRAFIGRAELAAPELADLLALDDGGFREIFSGSPIKRIGRNRMVRNAAIAAGNSGNARLIEALRLLTGDDDPVVAEAARWALQRLSG, via the coding sequence ATGCCAACGCAAAACGAAACCTTGGAAAACCGGCTGAAGGCCGAGGCGCGGCGGCTGGGCTTTGCCGCATGCGCGATCGCGCCTGCCGACGCGGCACCGCAGGCCGGTGAACGACTGCGGCAATGGCTGGATGCCGGACATCATGGCGAGATGTTGTGGATGGAGGAGCGCGCCGGACAGCGCGGTTCTCCGCAAGGGCTGTGGCCGGACGTGCGCAGCGTCATCATGCTGGGGATGAGCTATACGCCGGGGCGCGACCCGCTGGCGCTGGCCGATGTGGGCGACCGGGGACGGATTTCCGTCTATGCGCAGGGGCGGGACTATCATGATGTGGTCAAAAAGGGGCTGAAAGCCCTCGCCCGCTGGCTGGTCGAGCAACAGCCGAGCGCCCTCAAGGTCTTTGTCGATACCGCGCCGGTGATGGAAAAGCCCTTGGCGGAGGCGGCAGGGCTGGGCTGGCAGGGGAAGCACAGCAACCTCGTCAGCCGGGCCCATGGCAGTTGGCTGTTCCTGGGGGCCATCTATAGCGAGATCGCGCTGACGCCCGATGCGCCGGAGAAGGACCATTGCGGCAGTTGCACCGCCTGTCAGGCGGCCTGCCCGACCAATGCCTTTCCCGCGCCCTATGTGGTCGACGCGCGACGGTGCATTTCCTACCTCACCATCGAGCATAAGGGGCCGATACCGGAGGAATTGCGGGAAGGGATCGGCAACCGCATCTATGGTTGCGACGATTGTCTGGCGGTCTGCCCGTGGAACAAGTTCGCGGACAGGGCGGCGGCCAACCGGGCCTTTATCGGGCGGGCGGAACTGGCGGCGCCGGAGCTGGCCGACCTGCTGGCGCTCGACGATGGGGGATTTCGCGAGATTTTCTCCGGGTCGCCGATCAAGCGGATCGGGCGCAACCGGATGGTGCGCAATGCGGCCATCGCGGCGGGGAATAGCGGCAATGCGCGGTTGATCGAAGCGCTTCGGCTGTTGACCGGGGATGACGATCCGGTGGTGGCGGAGGCGGCAAGATGGGCTTTGCAGCGGCTGTCAGGATAG